A region of the Syntrophales bacterium genome:
CCTTAAAAAACGTCAAAAAAAGTATCCTCAAATCAAACAAAAATGATTTGTTGTTGAGATAATACTCGTCAAATTCCACCTTTTTCGGAATCGGAATATCGTCCCGGCCATTGATCTGCGCCCAGCCCGTAATCCCCGGGATTAATCGATGCACACCGCGTTCCGTCCGCAAGGCAATCAGATCATCTTGATTGAACAACGCCGGCCGGGGTCCCACAAAGCTCATATCCCCTATCAAAACACTCCACAATTGCGGGAACTCATCCAGACTCCATTTCCGCAGCGAAGAACCTATCGGTGTCAGAAATTGATCGGGATCCGCTAATAAGTGCGTCGCAACCGCAGGCGTATCAATCCGCATCGTCCTGAATTTCGGCATCCTGAAAATCCCGTTGCCCACGCCCACTCGATCGGACCAATATAAAAAAGGCCCTTTTGATGTTGCTTTCACCAAAAGGGCAATGATAATCATCGGCACGATTAATACTAAAAGTAGAATTATCGTAGCAGTTAAATCAAATAATCGCTTAACGACCTTATAAACCACCGTATTCCCGCATCTCCTGGATTGTCTGGGGTTGGTTTAATCTTGCAGATTGAACCAAAACACTAACAAATGGTTCAGGCTGCAAGCCTGAACCAGCAGAAGCACTTGTCTTTCTCCCGGCAAAACGCTAAAATGCAAGACCTGCCCCCCAAATATTCACTTCTTCATGCAACAGCCAACATCAGATGCCCAACTGGTTTTGCCGCAGGTTTAACCTTGATCTCGATGTCGTAGCCCAACCGGTTCAAACAATCCATTAATTTGCGCTCAGATACGTTGGAAAAATCACCGCGAAGCAGGCCCGATAGTTTTGGTTGAGGCAACCCCATACGGCGCCCGGCTTCCTCTTGCGACAAGCCAAGATTGCGCACAGCTTTAGTGATTTCAATCACGAGGCCAGACTTAATTTTGAGTTTATCCGCCT
Encoded here:
- a CDS encoding sugar transferase, which codes for MVYKVVKRLFDLTATIILLLVLIVPMIIIALLVKATSKGPFLYWSDRVGVGNGIFRMPKFRTMRIDTPAVATHLLADPDQFLTPIGSSLRKWSLDEFPQLWSVLIGDMSFVGPRPALFNQDDLIALRTERGVHRLIPGITGWAQINGRDDIPIPKKVEFDEYYLNNKSFLFDLRILFLTFFKVTRAENVSH
- a CDS encoding helix-turn-helix domain-containing protein, yielding MNKRMIDGVEIEMSSGNVFADLDLPEADKLKIKSGLVIEITKAVRNLGLSQEEAGRRMGLPQPKLSGLLRGDFSNVSERKLMDCLNRLGYDIEIKVKPAAKPVGHLMLAVA